One Angustibacter luteus genomic window carries:
- a CDS encoding NAD+ synthase, which translates to MPQLRLALAQVDAVLGDLAGNAQMVREWTARAAADGAQLVAFPEMVLTGYPVEDLALRRSFVDASRDTVHRLAAELAEDGFGDLPVVVGYLDRAQGRDADTDGDGVSEDGRTGVPKGMPQNCVAVLHGGRVVARYAKHHLPNYGVFDEFRIFVPGHDLTVVRVDGVDVALAICEDLWQDGGPVAKAREAGAELLLVLNGSPYERDKDDTRLALASRRASEAGCTLAYLNLVGGQDELVFDGDSVVVTADGEVLARAPQFTEDLLVVDLELDSREAEQDPVADVVHVVLSEAVPAEGLADPRPAPCAPRLDPVGEVWCALVTGLSGYVRKNGFASVVVAVSGGIDSAVVAALAADALGGRQVVGVSMPSVYSSDHSRDDARDLAERIGADYRVQPIAGVVDAFQHELSLTGVAEENLQARARAVILMAVSNSEGHLVLATSNKSELSVGYSTLYGDSVGGYAPLKDVPKTLVWELARWRNAEAVRLGQVPPIPDSSITKPPSAELRPGQTDQDSLPPYDLLDDLLEHYVVGAQGRSELLDAGFDAEVVDQVVTLVDRAEWKRRQFAPGPKISAVAFGRDRRLPVTSRWRESASPAAPTTGADQSSRLSADPATPATTKESS; encoded by the coding sequence ATGCCGCAGCTGCGACTCGCTCTGGCCCAGGTCGACGCTGTCCTCGGCGACCTCGCCGGCAACGCCCAGATGGTGCGCGAGTGGACGGCCCGCGCCGCCGCCGACGGGGCCCAGCTGGTGGCGTTCCCCGAGATGGTGCTCACCGGGTACCCGGTGGAGGACCTGGCGCTGCGCCGCTCGTTCGTCGACGCGTCCCGCGACACCGTGCACCGGCTCGCCGCCGAGCTCGCCGAGGACGGCTTCGGCGACCTGCCGGTCGTCGTCGGCTACCTCGATCGTGCCCAGGGCCGGGACGCCGACACCGACGGGGACGGCGTCTCCGAGGACGGTCGGACCGGCGTCCCCAAGGGCATGCCGCAGAACTGCGTCGCCGTCCTGCACGGTGGCCGGGTGGTCGCCCGCTACGCCAAGCACCACCTACCCAACTACGGGGTGTTCGACGAGTTCCGCATCTTCGTGCCCGGGCACGACCTGACGGTCGTCCGGGTGGACGGGGTGGACGTCGCCCTCGCCATCTGCGAGGACCTGTGGCAGGACGGCGGTCCGGTGGCCAAGGCCCGTGAGGCGGGTGCCGAGCTGCTGCTGGTGCTCAACGGCTCGCCGTACGAGCGGGACAAGGACGACACGCGCCTCGCCCTCGCCTCGCGGCGGGCCTCCGAAGCGGGCTGCACGCTGGCGTACCTGAACCTGGTGGGCGGGCAGGACGAGCTGGTGTTCGACGGCGACTCGGTCGTCGTGACCGCGGACGGCGAGGTGCTCGCCCGGGCCCCGCAGTTCACCGAGGACCTGCTGGTCGTGGACCTCGAGCTGGACTCCCGCGAGGCGGAGCAGGACCCGGTCGCGGACGTCGTCCACGTCGTCCTGAGCGAGGCCGTGCCCGCGGAGGGGCTCGCCGACCCCCGGCCCGCGCCGTGCGCGCCCCGGCTGGACCCGGTCGGCGAGGTCTGGTGCGCCCTGGTCACCGGGTTGTCGGGCTACGTCCGCAAGAACGGCTTCGCCTCGGTCGTCGTCGCCGTGTCCGGCGGCATCGACTCCGCCGTGGTGGCGGCGCTGGCCGCGGACGCGCTCGGCGGGCGCCAGGTCGTCGGGGTCTCGATGCCCAGCGTCTACTCGAGCGACCACAGCCGGGACGACGCCCGCGACCTGGCCGAGCGGATCGGCGCCGACTACCGCGTGCAGCCCATCGCGGGGGTCGTGGACGCCTTCCAGCACGAGCTGTCGCTGACCGGCGTCGCCGAGGAGAACCTGCAGGCCCGCGCCCGGGCCGTGATCCTGATGGCCGTCTCGAACAGCGAGGGGCACCTCGTGCTGGCCACCAGCAACAAGAGCGAGCTCTCGGTCGGCTACTCGACCCTGTACGGCGACAGCGTCGGTGGCTACGCCCCGCTGAAGGACGTCCCGAAGACATTGGTCTGGGAGCTGGCCCGGTGGCGCAACGCGGAGGCGGTCCGGCTCGGACAGGTGCCGCCGATCCCCGACTCGTCCATCACCAAACCGCCGTCGGCCGAGCTGCGCCCCGGCCAGACCGACCAGGACTCGCTGCCGCCGTACGACCTGCTGGACGACCTGCTGGAGCACTACGTGGTCGGCGCCCAAGGGCGCTCCGAGCTCCTGGATGCCGGCTTCGACGCCGAGGTCGTCGACCAGGTGGTCACGCTGGTGGACCGGGCGGAGTGGAAGCGCCGCCAGTTCGCTCCGGGGCCCAAGATCTCGGCCGTCGCCTTCGGGCGCGACCGCCGCCTGCCAGTCACCAGCCGCTGGCGCGAGAGCGCGTCACCCGCCGCGCCCACCACGGGTGCGGACCAGTCGAGCCGCCTGTCCGCCGATCCGGCGACACCGGCCACCACGAAGGAGTCCTCGTGA
- a CDS encoding thioesterase family protein, whose translation MAESFFTRTGGDRYAATPATVGPWSAQHMHGGPPSALLVHRSEQAARDAQATGSWRAARTVVDFLGPVPVGDVEVRAAVVRGGRTAVLVDAELSAGGRPTLRSRTWLVRLPDGAPTPTTVSTPPTTSPESAPPFTQWGFPYAEHLDWHLASGELAGPGAAATWARPRVPLVDDEPLTGLQRACLVADSGNGISAELSWDDWAFVNIDLTVHLLREPVDDWLLLSARSQLDPAGAGLATSTLHDRAGLVGNGAQTLVVQPR comes from the coding sequence ATGGCGGAGTCCTTCTTCACACGCACCGGCGGCGACCGGTACGCCGCGACGCCGGCCACGGTCGGGCCGTGGTCCGCGCAGCACATGCACGGCGGGCCACCCTCGGCGCTGCTGGTCCACCGCAGCGAGCAGGCCGCCCGCGACGCGCAGGCGACCGGTTCGTGGCGCGCCGCTCGCACGGTCGTGGACTTCCTCGGGCCGGTGCCGGTCGGGGACGTCGAGGTGCGGGCAGCGGTCGTCCGCGGCGGTCGCACGGCCGTGCTGGTCGACGCCGAGCTCAGCGCCGGCGGCCGCCCGACCCTGCGCTCGCGCACCTGGCTCGTCCGGTTGCCCGACGGCGCACCGACCCCGACGACGGTGAGCACGCCCCCGACCACCTCCCCCGAGTCCGCTCCCCCGTTCACCCAGTGGGGCTTCCCGTACGCCGAGCACCTGGACTGGCACCTCGCGTCGGGAGAGCTGGCCGGTCCGGGCGCCGCGGCCACCTGGGCCCGACCGCGCGTCCCGCTGGTGGACGACGAGCCGCTGACCGGCCTGCAGCGGGCGTGCCTGGTCGCGGACTCGGGCAACGGGATCAGCGCCGAGCTGTCCTGGGACGACTGGGCCTTCGTCAACATCGACCTCACCGTGCACCTGCTCCGCGAGCCCGTCGACGACTGGCTGCTGCTCTCCGCCCGCTCCCAGCTCGACCCCGCCGGAGCCGGGCTGGCGACGTCCACCCTGCACGACCGGGCCGGGCTGGTCGGCAACGGAGCCCAGACCCTCGTCGTCCAACCGCGCTGA
- the glnA gene encoding type I glutamate--ammonia ligase — protein sequence MDRQQEFVLRTIEERDIRFVRLWFTDVLGTLKSVAVAPAELEGAFAEGIGFDGSAIEGFARVYEADMLVKPDPSTFQVLPWRGENPGTARMFCDIQLPDQTPSFADPRNVLKRALAKASDLGYTFYTHPEIEFFLFERGSAPGQPPVPVDQAGYFDHVPHGTAHDFRRQAIGLLESMGISVEFSHHEGAPGQNEIDLRYADALTTADNIMTFRAVIKEVALEQGIFASFMPKPFAEHPGSGMHTHLSLFAGDGNAFHEAGAPYQLSKVGRQFIAGLLRHAAEITAVTNQWVNSYKRLMGGGEAPSYVCWGHNNRSALVRVPMYKPAKGQSTRVEMRSVDSACNPYLAFAVLLTAGLKGIEEGYELPDEAEDDVWSLSESERKALGIRQLPTSLSEAIHAMEESELVAETLGEHVFDFFLRNKRAEWQDYRSQISQFELARYLPML from the coding sequence ATGGACAGGCAGCAGGAGTTCGTGCTCCGCACCATCGAGGAACGAGACATCCGCTTCGTGCGGCTCTGGTTCACCGACGTGCTCGGCACGCTCAAGTCGGTGGCGGTCGCCCCCGCCGAGCTCGAGGGCGCTTTCGCCGAGGGCATCGGCTTCGACGGCAGTGCCATCGAAGGGTTCGCCCGGGTCTACGAGGCGGACATGCTCGTCAAGCCGGACCCCAGCACGTTCCAGGTGCTGCCCTGGCGCGGCGAGAACCCCGGCACCGCCAGGATGTTCTGCGACATCCAGCTGCCCGACCAGACGCCGTCGTTCGCCGATCCGCGCAACGTCCTCAAGCGCGCCCTGGCCAAGGCGTCCGACCTCGGCTACACGTTCTACACCCACCCCGAGATCGAGTTCTTCCTGTTCGAGCGGGGCAGCGCGCCGGGCCAGCCGCCGGTCCCGGTCGACCAGGCGGGCTACTTCGACCACGTGCCGCACGGCACCGCGCACGACTTCCGCCGGCAGGCGATCGGCCTGCTGGAGTCGATGGGCATCTCGGTCGAGTTCAGCCACCACGAGGGCGCGCCCGGGCAGAACGAGATCGACCTGCGGTACGCCGACGCGCTCACCACGGCGGACAACATCATGACGTTCCGCGCGGTGATCAAGGAGGTCGCGCTCGAGCAGGGCATCTTCGCCAGCTTCATGCCCAAGCCGTTCGCCGAGCACCCTGGCTCGGGCATGCACACCCACCTCTCGCTGTTCGCGGGCGACGGCAACGCGTTCCACGAGGCGGGCGCGCCGTACCAGCTCAGCAAGGTGGGGCGGCAGTTCATCGCCGGGCTGCTGCGGCACGCGGCCGAGATCACGGCGGTCACCAACCAGTGGGTGAACTCGTACAAGCGGCTGATGGGTGGTGGCGAGGCGCCGAGCTACGTCTGCTGGGGCCACAACAACCGCTCCGCGCTGGTGCGGGTGCCGATGTACAAGCCGGCCAAGGGCCAGTCGACGCGGGTCGAGATGCGGTCGGTCGACTCGGCGTGCAACCCGTACCTCGCCTTCGCCGTCTTGCTGACCGCCGGCCTCAAGGGGATCGAGGAGGGCTACGAGCTGCCGGACGAGGCGGAGGACGACGTCTGGTCGTTGTCCGAGTCTGAGCGCAAGGCCCTGGGCATCCGGCAGCTGCCGACCAGCCTGTCCGAGGCGATCCACGCGATGGAGGAGAGCGAGCTCGTGGCCGAGACCCTCGGCGAGCACGTCTTCGACTTCTTCCTGCGCAACAAGCGTGCGGAGTGGCAGGACTACCGCTCCCAGATCTCGCAGTTCGAGCTGGCCCGCTACCTGCCGATGCTGTGA
- a CDS encoding class I SAM-dependent methyltransferase yields MAAPRDPRSAPRNALRTLARKVSPRVAGVWASYERDLARARTTLARTAPQPDVDLCELATKYGTDKWGIHRYAQHYQRHLEHLRDRPIRLLEIGVGGYSNARRGGASLRMWRDFFPQGQVVGMDIHDKSGLSAPRIAVVQADQSDPTSLRRVHEDFGPFDVIIDDGSHVPAHVRTTFETLYPLLAENGVYAIEDLQTSYWESWGGATDPADPTTSMALVKALLDGLNYEEQVDAGEPTYSDVHVVAVHGYHNLVVIEKGINREGTHKESLLANHKPTS; encoded by the coding sequence GTGGCAGCCCCGCGCGACCCTCGCAGCGCCCCGCGGAACGCGCTGCGCACGCTGGCCCGAAAAGTCTCTCCCCGAGTGGCGGGAGTCTGGGCCTCGTACGAACGTGACCTCGCGCGGGCCCGCACCACGCTGGCCCGGACGGCTCCGCAGCCCGACGTCGACCTCTGCGAGCTGGCCACCAAGTACGGCACGGACAAGTGGGGCATCCACCGCTACGCGCAGCACTACCAGCGGCACCTCGAGCACCTGCGTGACCGGCCGATCCGACTCCTGGAGATCGGCGTCGGCGGGTACTCGAACGCCCGGCGGGGCGGGGCATCCCTGAGGATGTGGCGCGACTTCTTCCCGCAGGGGCAGGTCGTCGGCATGGACATCCACGACAAGTCCGGGCTGTCGGCGCCCCGGATCGCGGTCGTGCAGGCTGACCAGTCCGACCCGACGTCACTGCGCCGGGTGCACGAGGACTTCGGTCCGTTCGACGTCATCATCGACGACGGCAGCCACGTCCCCGCGCACGTGCGCACCACCTTCGAGACGCTCTACCCGCTGCTGGCGGAGAACGGCGTCTACGCCATCGAGGACCTGCAGACGTCCTACTGGGAGTCCTGGGGAGGCGCCACCGACCCGGCCGATCCGACCACGTCGATGGCCCTGGTCAAGGCACTGCTGGACGGCCTGAACTACGAGGAGCAGGTGGACGCCGGGGAACCCACGTACAGCGACGTCCACGTGGTTGCGGTGCACGGCTACCACAACCTCGTGGTCATCGAGAAGGGCATCAACCGCGAGGGCACCCACAAGGAGAGCCTGCTCGCGAACCACAAGCCCACGAGCTGA